From Oryza sativa Japonica Group chromosome 4, ASM3414082v1, one genomic window encodes:
- the LOC107277705 gene encoding PLAT domain-containing protein 1, giving the protein MAADKFLCFAFASLVSMVVLAAGSKSPDGVAALPRRGQLVAGGDNDKNECVYTLYVETGWIWKAGTDAAIGVELAAADGSGFAVGDLERWGGLMGAGHDYYERGNVDVFSGRAPCLPSPPCRMNLTSDGAGAHHGWYCKSVEVTATGPHAGCAKAAFDVEQWLATDAPPYQLYAERSVCAKSRPGGEEER; this is encoded by the exons ATGGCTGCTGACAAGTTCTTGtgcttcgccttcgcctcgctCGTTTCCATGGTGGTCTTG GCCGCCGGATCGAAATCACcggacggcgtggcggcgctgccgcgccgtggcCAGCTGGTCGCCGGCGGGGACAACGACAAGAACGAGTGCGTGTACACGCTGTACGTGGAGACCGGGTGGATCTGGAAGGCCGGCACGGACGCGGCGATCGGCGtggagctcgcggcggcggacggcagcGGCTTCGCCGTCGGGGACCTGGAGCGGTGGGGCGGGCTCATGGGCGCCGGGCACGACTACTACGAGCGCGGCAACGTCGACGTGTTCAGCGGGCGCGCGCCGTGCCTGCCGTCCCCGCCGTGCCGGATGAACCTGACctccgacggcgccggcgcgcacCACGGGTGGTACTGCAAGTCCGTGGAGGTCACCGCCACGGGCCCCCACGCCGGGTGCGCCAAGGCGGCGTTCGACGTCGAGCAGTGGCTCGCCACCGACGCGCCGCCTTACCAGCTCTACGCCGAGCGGAGCGTCTGCGCCAAGAGCCgccccggcggcgaggaggagcgctGA
- the LOC4336027 gene encoding PLAT domain-containing protein 3 has translation MAKLSCLLIVSFAVVAALAATDDDAAAAAEGITVAEASSDPENKCVYTIYVRTGTIWKGGTDSVIGVTLLGADGSGVRIRDLERWGGLMGDGHDYYERGNLDIFSGRGPCMRQAPCRMNLTSDGTGPHHGWYCNYLEATVTGPHLGCAQQLFTVEQWLATDASPYRLYAVVDNCNKAKDAAAADADEPRVTVL, from the exons ATGGCGAAGCTCTCCTGCCTTCTCATCGTCTCCTTCGCCGTCGTCGCG GCGTTGGCGGCCacggacgacgacgcggcggcggcggctgaggggaTCACGGTGGCGGAGGCGTCGTCGGACCCGGAGAACAAGTGCGTGTACACGATATACGTGCGGACGGGGACGATCTGGAAGGGCGGGACGGACTCGGTGATCGGCGTGACGCTGCTGGGCGCCGACGGCTCCGGGGTGCGGATCCGCGACCTGGAGCGGTGGGGCGGCCTCATGGGCGACGGCCACGACTACTACGAGCGCGGCAACCTCGACATCTTCAGCGGCCGCGGCCCCTGCATGCGCCAGGCGCCGTGCCGGATGAACCTCACCTCCGACGGCACCGGCCCGCACCACGGCTGGTACTGCAACTACCTCGAGGCCACCGTCACGGGTCCCCACCTCGGCTGCGCGCAGCAGCTCTTCACCGTCGAGCAGTGGCTCGCCACCGACGCATCGCCCTACCGCCTCTACGCCGTCGTCGACAACTGCAACAAGGccaaggacgccgccgccgccgacgccgacgagccgAGGGTCACCGTGCTGTAA
- the LOC4336026 gene encoding PLAT domain-containing protein 3, whose protein sequence is MAHKLLCFAALISMAALAAGATSEEDTGALLLPGSTGSNQCVYTLYVETGSIWKAGTDAAIGVELYTAAGNGILIRNLQAWGGLMAAGHDYFERSNVDIFSGRGPCLGAPVCRMKLVSNGAGEHHGWFCKSVEVTVAGPHARCNRAAFDVQQWLATDAPPYQLYAERSVCGKISTATAAAEEES, encoded by the exons GGCTTTG GCCGCCGGAGCAACGTCGGAGGAGGACACGGGCGCGCTGCTGCTCCCGGGCTCGACGGGGTCGAACCAGTGCGTGTACACGCTCTACGTGGAGACGGGCTCGATCTGGAAGGCCGGCACCGACGCGGCGATCGGCGTGGAGCTCTACACGGCGGCCGGCAACGGCATCCTCATCAGGAACCTGCAGGCGTGGGGCGGCCTCATGGCGGCCGGCCACGACTACTTCGAGCGGAGCAACGTCGACATCTTCAGCGGCCGCGGGCCATGCCTGGGAGCCCCCGTCTGCCGCATGAAGCTCGTCtccaacggcgccggcgagcaccaCGGGTGGTTCTGCAAGTCCGTCGAGGTCACCGTCGCCGGTCCCCACGCCAGGTGCAACAGGGCGGCGTTCGACGTCCAGCAGTGGCTCGCCACCGACGCGCCGCCGTACCAGCTCTACGCCGAGCGGAGCGTCTGCGGCAAGATCagcacggccaccgccgccgccgaggaggagagcTGA